In Lonchura striata isolate bLonStr1 chromosome 3, bLonStr1.mat, whole genome shotgun sequence, the sequence TCCCCCAGgctccctgcaatgagcagggattAAGATAACATTTTGTAATAATGCAGGAGAAATCCAGGCTGTCCCGGGCTCCCAACCCAACCATCTCAGCAATGTGGGAGATTTTCAGCTGCAGCACAACAGAAACAGAATTGCATGAGTTACTGTCATTAACCAGGAAAAAATGGATCATTTCTGTGGAAACAGCAGAAAGGCAGAAAGCTGGGTGAGGGATCAGATAGGATCTAAACAGGCCAGGGGTACCTCAGGCCAGTTTTGCTCCTTTGTAACACAAGAAGTCAGGATGAAATATTGCCATCAGTGGGGCATTTCTGGAAGATGAACACTCTGAGAGCAAGGATGTGAGACAAAGATCCTATTAATGGGCAGCAGGGTGTGTTAAAAGGGTTGGCATAGATGCAGGCAAACTGAAAGAAGTGCCCCAGCCTCCTTTTCCagacagctctgcctggagaTGGCTACTCTAAGCCCAGAAACTCCCATTTGGCTGCTGATATCAACACTGCAGTGGGAaggacagcctgggacagggatcAATGTTGAGGCCACCAGGGACCATTTCACAGGCTGGGGATCTGCCTTCACACCACTGCACAGAGCCCAGGAACTGGTGTTTACTGACACCAGGGTAAGGAAAACTCACTGCTTCTCAAAACACTCACTCCTCTATTAACTTACCCTTCTTAAATAAGGATATTTAAAGCCAAACTCAAGCTAAATATAGCTCCATCTTCCAACAGCCCACTAATTACAGGTCTGCCTGTTCCCTgcccagaggtgctgcagcaTGAATAGGAATTAGATGATAAAACTCAGCTTGCACTGCCCAAGGGTTGAAATGATCTTGCTAATCAATCCATTGTTCAACACTTAATCCTCAAACAGCCCAAAGAGATTATTTATTACTGGTCTCAACCTGAAACAAAAGTACCCAAAGGGTACCCATACATCTTATATGTGGGTCCAAGAGCTATAATTAACGATTGATGCTTAAGTAAGCAAGAGGACACAGGGCTTTTAAAGCTTAGCACTGCTGAGCAAATAAAAGTGCCATTCCACTGACTGGCCACAgctaagtaaataaataaacctcAGATTATGTTTTCCAGTTGTGAAAAAGAACAGCCTTAGCACATGGCTGCAGTAATTAGTGACagataaacaatttttttcagatcAGAAGGGACATGCACCTTTTCCCAAAGGCTGAAGCAgccccagggtgtcacaggagccaggctgggttTCAGACACAACGGGAAACTGAGGGGCCTGAAGGAACACCCAGTGTCCAGCCACATCTGACCCAAAACACAGATGGCATGTAAACATGTTCACAAGCTTTACACCATTAGCAAGGTTTCTCTGTTGTGTCCAGATGGAAGttactgaagaaaaacatcTCCAACCACAGTGTTCAGAGAAAAGTAATGGAAAGATTTCATTACATCAAAATCTAACAGGGAAGATAAAATTCTAAAGGACTCCAATGGcattttacagaatcacagaatgggtcaagCTGGATGGGACCACAATGGGTCCAACATTCCTGCTCAAGCACAATCCCAGAGGACACTGCACAGAATTGTGTCCAGATGGGTCTGGAATATCttcagtgagggagactccacacaCTTGCTGAGCAACCTGTTCATTGCCCACTCACTGCCCAGCAAAGATCTTCCTCAAGTTCAGCTGGAACTTCTTGTGCACCAGTATAAATTCGATATTGATTGTGCCCCCCTTGagacaatgaaaacaaaaataatctgCTTCATAATACAGAATCTATTAGCAACTGTAAACTACATAATCAGCATTTCCTGCCTGCAGGATACAAATGGGACATCTgacctggctgggcagggaaggggaataCTGGTGAATTTAGAACTTTGACCCAATGGCATTCACAGATTTCTGTGCCAAAAATATATTCCCATTACGCTGTTGGCCTAAACAAAACCACTGACATGAGCCAGAGAAGGAGGCAGTGCTACAGAGGGGCCCTTTCCCGGGAGCACCCACCAGGGATTTTAGGAGCATCCTCACTGTGGGGCAAGAGGTGAAATAGTGCTGCATGTCCCAAACTGTGCTTCCCCCCTGAAATGAGACTTAACTTTGGAAGTTTGTGGCCCTGCAGGCCCTGTTTGTGTGGCCACACACTTGGCCAGTGCTGTGAGCTATAGAAAGAAATGGGATGTGCAGTGAACTGTGGCACCTTGGCAGGGAGGGCACTGGGGATTTCAGCTCTCCACTTTGGCAGCCAGGGTGGAGCAGCTCCAACCAAGCTCCTGCACACCACAGAGTCCAAGTGTCCCACACAACACTGACATTATTAAACTGTTGCTACACAGGTAATTTGTGAAACTGGCAGAATTCCAGCTCTGGTGGTTCCCTCTCCTCGGCTGCAATTAAAGCTGGGCTGTCAGCCCGTGGCATTCAGAGAAATACCAGTTTACAGCCCATGAAGGACAGCTACAGCTTTCATCcctcaaatatatttattcatgaAATGCTCTTGCAGAGTTTAAGTTTGgggtattaaaaataaaagttcagTGCTTCTCTTCATCCTGGACTTTGAACTGGTTCTCTGTAAAGCTCCCCCACCCCTGCTATTTTTAAATACCTAAATGTCCAtaaaacacagggaaaatacTGATATGTGCCAGGTGCTGAAAATAAGCACCATGCTTCAAACACCCTTTGATAAACAGCAGATGAAACAGATTCCTTCCATGGTGCTTTTGCTGGGGCAGACTTCTGCTGAATTTCCTGGGATTCTGGAAGGGCTCTGTATAATAAAGGAAGCTGTACCTGAAACCATGTATAAATTCCACTGTTTAACAGACACATGTGAGAGGAGGGCAGGTGCTGAGCTGTGGTAAGTTTGCTTAAATTTTCAGGtgctaggaaaaaaatccaatcgTTTCATTAATAAAATGACACCAAGAAGCAGACCTTGGGTAATGGCCTTTTAAATTTGTTACAGAAGCACAGAGACCCAATTTTACCTCTATTTGAATAAAGATggacagggcaggagcagggatggactCCTGTAACAAGATCAGTTTACAAGgaaagaagagaggagaggaagcaACAGAGTCCTGAGGACAAGAAATGCCCCAAGgcccaggcacagctctgccctccaGACCCTCCTCAGCTTCTCCCACCAGAACATCTGGCTGTGGCTTTTCCATGCCAGggcatttttctccctcttcaaCAGAGGTTTGTTGATGACATTAAACTGTGTTATTTTGCTTATATCTTCTATATTTCAAATGTATGTGAAGTCACACGGATATAAGTTTCTGACTTGAGGTAATTCTATAGGGCATTTATCTACATTTTTGGTAGAGAAGGATAAGTACCACTTGTTAGAAACAATGACAAAATTtcaactttattttcatttgaaaccATCAGTTTATCCTGACTGGAGTCAATAATGCTTCTATCAAGGCCTTCATTGGAAAGGGTTTCTCAGAACAAGGACAGATTTTCTAATTAAACCAGACACCCCATCTCATGTGGAGTTTTCCCACATCTAGAGAGGGAAAGTGATTATTTCGAGTCCTCTTTCTTGTTCATCTCTGTCATTGTCTTGCAggacaggaaaaataaagaaaattctgtCCTGACAGATCAGAAAAGGGCTTTGTACAATTCCTCTGACACACAAGTACATGATGGAGATGAAGACAACAAATACTGGGAGGGAGAGAACAGCTGCAATGCAGAAACAGGGTTGTCCATCACTCCAGGAGGACAAATGGAAATTATGAATACAGTAGCAACAAATAGAATCAGTTTTGCTCAAAAGAGAATCAAAATCAGCCAGATAATGCTCAACATTTGTACAccacatgaaaaattaaataattttagagTAGCTCCACATACTGTACAGCTCCTTATTgcactgccaaaaaaaaaaaaaaaaaaaaaaaaaaaaaaaaaaaaagaaaagaagaagaaagaaattgaaGCACTGAAATGGCAAACGAGGACAAACTGTCCGCACAGAAGTTTTCACAAAGGTGAGAAACAAGCTTTATGCTTCAGCATGTTTCCtccaagggctgcagcagcagtgatggtttcctgctcctgacaggaggTTCAGGGCCTTTTCTCTTCTGGTTTCCATGATGCTTCCTGTGGCTGTGCTCCCAGACACTGCAGTCCAtgctctgagctgctcaggCTCCTCAGCTCCCTCAAACCAGCATCTCTCTGCAAGGAGTGCTCCTTTTCTTCTCGCTGGTCAAATCCACTGAAGACAACAGCCCACAGCTAGGACTAGGAGGGAAAACAATCAGGTCAGATTGCAAATATCATCCATGGAGGTGGAGGGTCCATTTCAAACAGGAGGTGCCTCAGCATCCTGGGAGAAATACCACAAGATGGTCACCTTAAAATGTGACCCAAAGGAAAGGCTCCTGCAGGTCTGGGGAAACTCAAAGACTTGAAGCCAGAGTCTGCATCATCCTTCCAGTCTTTACATTGACCACTGAGCCCCCAGGTTCACAGTCCCACTTTGGGCACCTCAGTTCAggagggacactgaggggctggagcgtgtccagggaagggaacggagctggggaaggggctggagctcaggtctgaggaggagcagctgagggagctgggggggcccagcctggagaaaaggaggctcagggggatattctggctctgcacaactcctgacaggaggaGACAGCCAGGCGAGGGTCAGGCTCTTTTCTCACGTAATAGTAACATGACAAAAGGAAATGGTCTCAGCTTGTGTCAGGgggatttagattggatattaggaacaATTCCCTCACCAAAAGTGCTATCAACCATTGGAATAGACTGCCCACTATGCAGTCTCTGGAGGCATTTAAAAGTCACAAATGTGAcccttggggacatggtttagagGTAGGTTCACAGTTGGACTCTACCTCAGAGCTCTCTTCCAACAAAAATAATCCCATGATTCTGAGGCTCTCTGAAAcaaagactatttttttttttaaacaatcatCTCAGGTGTGACAAACTTCTCCAGCTCAAACTCCATGTTTACACTCAAGTTTACAAAAGTGGATGACTCACATCTTTCCCCTCTGTTATGCCACAGTAAACACCTACACGTGGTTTCTTCCACCCAGGTGAGTGACAACATCGACCCAAATTCCCAAGCACACACAGTCATAGTTTCTACATCAAGTTTTGCCCAGTGACATCACTCAATATTTTTATCAAATGTTGCTGAGTCATGGGATTAGTGACATTTCTATCTGTTGTTACCAGACTATTACATTGATGGTGTTTTGAGGGAATTTTAACTTTCAAACTTTCAGTCCTGACCTAATGCCTGACAAGATGTGAAACATCTTTACTGGATCTTCCTGGAGCTGTAATCTCCAAGTTGCACAGTCTCTCCTGCCCCAAATGACCCATTTCAGAGAGGAGGAATAGCTGCCTTAAACCCTTTATTTTCCCCTCATAAGTCACATACATTTGAACACAGAGTCACTGGAAGACCCTCTGCAGCTTCAATACAAGGATAATAACTGAGTAATAGACCGGataaaaggcaaagaaatgATCTTTCCCATGTCCAAACTGGACTGACACAGTTTCTTTTGGCAGACAGCAAAAACACTGCAGGTAATTCTTGAGACACCTAAAGGGCATTCCCTTTTATAAATACTGTGTGAAACAACTAAGCCTTGGTACCAAAAGAAATCTAAGGACAACAGACAAAAGTTTTCCAGTAGAGGTAGGAAACACCAGCTCAGTGATGTCAACACTTCAATTCTGCCAAAGTTTTTGTAGGAAGCTGCTAAAACACAGTTTGTTTCCTTAAGGTTGAATTGCTTTAACGAATTGTTCTGATATTTAAAAGAACCTTAAACTCTCATGAGTGCACATCAATTAGCATCAAACACATTGGCTGGGCTCTGAGTGGTTTCCATCCCTCAGATGAAAGCAGAACAATCCTCTGACACACTAAAGCAGTCCTGCTGGCATACACATCCATATTTTTGTGAAGGCAGCAAACAAGTCATTATATTGAGATTTCTGATTCCTAATTCTGTTCCTTCCTTATTCAGTGACCTTAAAGTAAATCTAATATGGGGGGAAGAAAGTTACTGGGACTGTCTACCAAAAGGGATTTGACAGCTGCAGGTGAAGAGATTGGTTAAAAATACTACTTTTAACTTTGTAACCACAGCAGTAGGTTATGCAGGAATCACCAAAATTTATTGATTGCCACTTCTGATCTTTAGCAGCTTAATATCCTGAGCAGACTTTTGAGATACATGTATGTCCTTCAGCaagaattttaatttgaaaaatgttaCCTGGTGTAAGATGTAGTGGATGGTTCCATTCTTCCAACATACAAACAAGGTTTGTAAATTGGTAAATTAGCCATttatgggaaaataaataaactttaCCTTTTCTAGACCCCACTTCCGCCTTGATGAAAGGCAGTTCATCCTTAAGGCTTCTCTTGTCTgcagatttaaataaaaaatattaaagggaCCAGTTTCTCAAGGTGTAGAAAATGCTCATATAATCCAGAATAAGTACCTTTCTGTCCAGAAGTGTCCCAAACAACAGGATGAAGAATCCCTAAGAAATTACAAAACCAGTTAACAAAACTAGCATAAGCACATGTTATTTCTTAAGTATTTCTAGATGACTTTTCATTAAGGACAGATCTCATCACCTGTGATTCAGGTAACAGCAATGCACAAAATAGGTTTATCCTCCCAGGTCTCTGGGAATATCAGGAATGGATATAACCTGTGTTAATGCTGACTATGAACTGGACTGAGGGGTAACAAACCAGGAGTTTCTCAGCCCACCGAGTGCAGCCTGATCCAAGAGCTAAGGCAGACTGGGTGTGCAGCAGTGCATCATGTAACACTGGATGTTTATGCTGATGAGTTAATCAAACCATGGAGCCAGCTATGgaatggaatggtttgggttggaattgACCTTAAAGGACATCCAGTTCcaagccatgggcagggacaccttccactacaccaggtctctcagagccccatccagcctggtcttgaacattcccagagatggggcacccacagcttctctgggaaatctgtgccaGTGTCATCTTCACTGGAAGGGagaattttctgtgtaattGTTAATTGATGAGGATCAGACATCTTTGCAGTTATGGACATTAAGTGGTGTATTTTACATCTAACAGAAATTAATCACAGGATTATTTCTTCATCCCACTTCAAACCAGACCAGTTTGCCCCATGACTCATCAGCACCTAAACCACCAACCCGTGATGCCTCGTGCGTGCACAAAGGGAAAGCACCGAGTGGAAGGGAAAGCTGAGGTCCTGCTTTTCACACAcacctgctgccagcacctctTTATGCCAGGCTCAAGGTCTGAGCACACACACTACTCCCAGTGTCCCAGAGCTTACCTGGAAGGCGTTCAGCAGCGCAAAGACGATGTGGAAGGCCAGAGAGCGGCTGTCGATGATTGTGGCTAACCCAAACCCCCAGGTGAGGCCCAGCAGAGGTGTCAGAAGGGCAACGTTTTTGCTGACTCGGATCACGCTGTTCAAATCCTGTGACTTGCAGCCTTCTCCAATGGAGGATCTCCCAGTCTTCACCACAACCACGACCACCACAATGAGATTCATAACAATGATGCTCAGGGCAGGTATAACAAAAGCCAAAATGGCTTTTGTCTCATACCAATTGAGCCAGCAAGCTCCACTCCTTAAATATCCATTTTTCGGTTCAGTAATAGCAACAGTGAGGATAGATATAACCAAGGGACATCCATATCCAATAGACAATGCTGCAGGTAAGAATACAGATCTtgttatcttaaaaaaaattaataataatccATAGAGAATTAAGAGGCCCAAGGTAAACATCCAAAAAAACAGGGCAAGATagaaaaagtgaaggaaaaaagtgaCTGCCACACACAGCTGGTAGTTTAGGGCTGTATTGTGCACAATGGCTGCCAGGATGAACAGGATATCTGCGACGAGAAGCGAGGCAGCGATGTTGACCAAGCAGAAGTGGCGCATGTAGGTTATTTCGGTTTTCGTGGCGTGCTGCCAGACCACAGCCTCGATGAGGAGGCAGAGGACCAGGCTGAGAATGGACAGGCCCAGGCCCACCCGTGTGATGGCATCCAGCAGCGAGCtgcgcggcgcggccggggccATCAGGATGGAGAAGGAGCTGTAGGCGCGGCGCCGGTGGGCGCAGACACAAACCACGGCGGTGACGTTGTGGGCGCGCACCTCGCACGCCCGCGGGTCCCAGCGCCGCTCGGCCGAGTGCCACGCCACGCACTGAGCCCCCACCTGCTCCAGCTTGTTCAGCTTCTCAAAGGTCAGCAAAATGTTCTGGAGCTCCTCTGGCAGCAACACCGACAGCACCATCCCGTTCACAAAAGCGGGGTCTGGCTGGGTGCTCTCTAGCACGGCTCCGAGCGTTGGAAATGCAACGCTGATGGCTTTGGAAGCCCTGGGTAACCTCAGCAGCTCTTCCTCTGGAATCACCACCTGCCCAGTAATATTGCCTGTGCTACTGAACTCCATGGAAAAGTCAAAGCTCTTTCCTGAAGTGTTTCTGTGTATGCTGTAGCCTTTGGTGGCGATGAAGGGCTCCTGGATACTTTCTGACCCATTTCTTAGAAGAAGTTTCCCAGCAAATAAATTCACTGAGTCCAGTAATATTGAACCAGCATTTCTGTCCTTTACAAAAGCCCAGTTGGAAATGATGGAACTGTTCAGAATATGGTTTGCTATCCTGCTGTAGCTCtgaaacaaacaagcaaaataaaattaatttgttttatgaTATAAGAAATCAAATATTATTCTCCTGGCAGTGCCTCCAAAAAGGCAAAGTGATTTCTATAAAAGAAATAATCCTTTTGACAATGAATATATTCCAATGACCCATCCCAGTCAAACCCCAAACATCTCATTACTAGAACTGTCATATCCTCTTCATATTCT encodes:
- the ADGRF4 gene encoding adhesion G protein-coupled receptor F4 gives rise to the protein MDVRVVYCLFLWAAHFFLAVPHTTPRVFRNKSKTGDEQDACINLIPCQDNGAICIQPCSPSFHGETSFVCEDRKWQMLSDACASLDVQSLFQRISQSELPCSGEHLPFVGGGKLGHGKPGDGAKHFGAGNHSCQADFSCIIPDILSSPAIPGNIADIVELLKKISLLLSENVTRGKMQSYSRIANHILNSSIISNWAFVKDRNAGSILLDSVNLFAGKLLLRNGSESIQEPFIATKGYSIHRNTSGKSFDFSMEFSSTGNITGQVVIPEEELLRLPRASKAISVAFPTLGAVLESTQPDPAFVNGMVLSVLLPEELQNILLTFEKLNKLEQVGAQCVAWHSAERRWDPRACEVRAHNVTAVVCVCAHRRRAYSSFSILMAPAAPRSSLLDAITRVGLGLSILSLVLCLLIEAVVWQHATKTEITYMRHFCLVNIAASLLVADILFILAAIVHNTALNYQLCVAVTFFLHFFYLALFFWMFTLGLLILYGLLLIFFKITRSVFLPAALSIGYGCPLVISILTVAITEPKNGYLRSGACWLNWYETKAILAFVIPALSIIVMNLIVVVVVVVKTGRSSIGEGCKSQDLNSVIRVSKNVALLTPLLGLTWGFGLATIIDSRSLAFHIVFALLNAFQGFFILLFGTLLDRKTREALRMNCLSSRRKWGLEKVKFIYFPING